In one Solanum lycopersicum chromosome 11, SLM_r2.1 genomic region, the following are encoded:
- the LOC101251746 gene encoding transcription factor TCP13-like → MSNLNPPMNHQCQVSDEEDGSEEEEEEEEEVFQENDIGNLQSHYQNQQMPQSVYKKQEKWANFTVSEQELNKGTRRMKPKRAKIDVIEGHGGRIIRATGRKDRHSKVSTAKDPKDRRVRLSPNTAIQFYDVQDRLGYDRPSKAIDWLIKEAKAAIDALGEFPNNFHSTKLNPKKMQYSFDQEQSPEFNQENRGVPNSEYGVQDKQQEVNYDIPNLFSLN, encoded by the coding sequence ATGTCCAATCTGAATCCTCCAATGAACCATCAGTGTCAAGTATCAGATGAAGAAGATGGatcagaagaagaagaggaggaggaagaggaagtttttcaagaaaatgacaTTGGAAACCTTCAAAGTCACTACCAAAACCAGCAGATGCCACAGTCAGTCTACAAAAAGCAAGAAAAATGGGCTAATTTCACAGTAAGCGAACAAGAATTGAACAAAGGGACAAGAAGAATGAAGCCAAAGAGAGCTAAAATAGATGTTATAGAAGGCCATGGAGGCCGAATTATTCGAGCCACGGGAAGGAAAGACAGACACAGTAAGGTTTCAACTGCAAAAGATCCGAAGGATCGACGAGTTAGGCTTTCACCAAACACTGCAATTCAGTTCTATGATGTGCAAGATAGGCTTGGGTATGACCGTCCAAGTAAGGCTATTGATTGGCTGATTAAAGAAGCTAAAGCTGCAATTGATGCTCTTGGTGAGTTCCCTAATAATTTTCACTCTACTAAACTAAATCCCAAAAAAATGCAGTATTCATTTGATCAAGAACAGAGTCCAGAATTTAACCAAGAAAATAGAGGTGTTCCCAATTCTGAATATGGAGTTCAAGACAAACAGCAAGAGGTGAATTATGACATCCCAAACTTGTTTTCACTCAACTAG